A genomic segment from Kyrpidia tusciae DSM 2912 encodes:
- the rplS gene encoding 50S ribosomal protein L19 — protein MHPVIRQLAEEGMRKDIPAFRPGDTLRVHVKVREGNRERIQVFEGVVIKRRGGGISETFTVRKVSYGVGVERTFPLHSPVIDKIELVRRGRVRRAKLYYLRELTGKAARIKEIR, from the coding sequence ATGCATCCGGTCATTCGTCAATTGGCGGAGGAAGGCATGAGAAAAGATATTCCCGCCTTTCGTCCCGGAGATACCCTTCGGGTTCATGTCAAGGTGCGGGAAGGAAACCGCGAACGGATTCAGGTTTTTGAAGGCGTGGTGATTAAGCGCCGGGGCGGTGGGATCAGCGAGACGTTCACGGTCCGCAAGGTGTCTTACGGCGTTGGGGTCGAGCGGACGTTTCCGCTGCACTCTCCGGTGATCGATAAGATCGAGCTGGTCCGTCGAGGCCGGGTCCGCCGCGCAAAACTGTACTACTTGCGCGAGCTGACAGGGAAAGCCGCGCGTATCAAGGAAATTCGCTGA
- the ylqF gene encoding ribosome biogenesis GTPase YlqF: MTIQWYPGHMAKARREVATAIRWVDVVLELVDARIPSASRNPVLGELIGDKPRLIVMTRDDLADPDVSRRWIGFFARQGGRAVAVDARSGRGLRGIGGAVRELAAPSVERWKKRGVRNRGVRVLILGIPNVGKSSLINRLAGRSAAKTGDLPGVTRAQQWIRTSEGFELLDTPGILWPKFEDPETGLLLAATGAIKEEILPLEDVAVFLFKRLQLTYPRALAGRYGDLTGEPEDWLEQVGKGRGLLMAGGRVNVAAAAELVCREFRTGRLGRISLEKPPDEAASEGVDKG; this comes from the coding sequence GTGACGATCCAGTGGTATCCGGGTCACATGGCCAAAGCCCGGCGGGAAGTGGCCACAGCCATTCGATGGGTGGATGTGGTTTTGGAACTGGTGGACGCCCGCATTCCTTCTGCCAGTCGAAATCCGGTACTCGGTGAGTTGATCGGCGATAAACCGCGGCTGATCGTGATGACCAGGGATGATTTGGCAGACCCGGACGTGTCCCGGCGCTGGATCGGTTTTTTCGCCCGACAAGGGGGGCGGGCAGTGGCGGTGGATGCTCGCAGCGGCCGGGGGTTGAGGGGGATTGGCGGCGCGGTGCGAGAGCTGGCAGCCCCTTCTGTGGAGCGGTGGAAAAAGCGGGGGGTGCGGAACCGAGGAGTGCGGGTGCTGATTCTGGGTATCCCCAATGTGGGCAAATCTTCGCTGATCAACCGCCTGGCCGGGCGGTCTGCGGCAAAAACCGGGGATTTGCCCGGTGTCACCCGGGCTCAGCAGTGGATCCGCACATCGGAGGGATTCGAACTCCTGGATACGCCGGGAATTCTATGGCCCAAGTTCGAGGACCCGGAGACGGGTCTGCTTCTGGCCGCCACCGGGGCCATCAAGGAGGAGATCCTCCCGTTGGAAGATGTGGCTGTGTTTCTATTCAAGCGGTTGCAATTGACTTACCCCCGAGCCTTGGCCGGTCGTTACGGCGACCTGACAGGGGAGCCCGAGGATTGGCTGGAACAGGTGGGGAAGGGTCGGGGGCTTCTGATGGCGGGCGGCCGGGTGAACGTGGCGGCCGCCGCCGAACTGGTCTGTCGAGAATTTCGAACCGGGCGGTTGGGAAGAATCAGCCTCGAAAAGCCTCCCGATGAGGCCGCATCTGAAGGGGTGGACAAGGGATGA
- a CDS encoding YifB family Mg chelatase-like AAA ATPase encodes MFARMPSVGLLGVDGKLVHVEVSISSGLPRFEIVGLPGSEVREAKERVRAAIENSGYPFPLRRIVANLTPADWKKEGAGWDLPLALAILGAASVIPVERVARMVAVGELTLDGVVKDVRGMLPVARTAKRIGLPLLCSVDSLDLVRTIEGLQVLPVRSLRQAVEAVQGTFFGAAVARESVAPDLERGEDFADLIGMEHAKRACEIAAAGWHPLFLTGPPGSGKTALGMRITGILPPLSTEEAVEVTSIHSAAHLSADVRPSFHRPFRNPHHSISASGLLGGGSYPRPGEVSLAHRGVLFLDEFPEFSRTAVEGLRQPLESREITVVRNQIPVTFPAQILFVAASNLCPCGRSGTDETCHCSPALLQRYYSRMSAPILDRMDLFVEVARLRLSPLEGTNGIPESSRIIRARVEAAWKRQQQRQPKSAFPFNAGYSLQDLRRWAPLTRHARDLLETAYDRLGLSTRAFHRVWRVARTIADLAGHDAVEREDVAEALQYRRRLSALVDTKDMPGITPVSLEPNRTGAGRFTE; translated from the coding sequence GTGTTTGCAAGGATGCCCAGCGTCGGCTTGTTGGGGGTGGACGGGAAGTTGGTCCATGTGGAGGTAAGTATCAGCTCGGGATTGCCGCGGTTTGAGATCGTCGGGTTACCGGGATCTGAGGTGCGGGAAGCGAAGGAGCGGGTGAGGGCGGCCATTGAGAACAGCGGCTATCCGTTTCCGCTGCGGCGTATCGTTGCGAATCTGACGCCCGCGGACTGGAAGAAGGAGGGGGCGGGGTGGGACCTTCCCCTCGCCCTCGCCATTCTGGGTGCGGCTTCGGTGATCCCGGTAGAGCGGGTGGCGCGAATGGTGGCGGTGGGGGAGTTAACTTTGGACGGCGTGGTTAAAGACGTTCGAGGCATGTTGCCGGTGGCCCGGACGGCGAAGCGAATCGGATTGCCCCTTTTGTGCTCTGTCGACTCGTTGGACTTGGTCCGTACCATTGAAGGACTTCAGGTATTGCCCGTCAGGTCCCTTCGCCAGGCGGTGGAAGCCGTTCAGGGTACTTTTTTTGGAGCCGCCGTGGCCCGGGAGTCTGTTGCTCCTGATCTGGAGAGGGGGGAGGATTTTGCCGACTTGATCGGGATGGAACACGCGAAAAGGGCTTGCGAGATCGCCGCAGCCGGGTGGCACCCGCTGTTTCTCACAGGTCCCCCGGGATCTGGAAAGACGGCCTTGGGGATGCGAATCACGGGTATTCTACCACCGCTTTCCACGGAGGAAGCTGTGGAAGTGACGAGCATTCACTCCGCTGCCCACCTGTCTGCAGACGTGCGGCCTTCCTTTCACCGGCCGTTTCGGAATCCCCATCACAGTATCAGTGCTTCGGGGCTTCTGGGAGGTGGATCCTACCCCAGACCGGGCGAGGTGAGTCTCGCGCATCGGGGAGTCCTGTTTCTCGACGAGTTCCCGGAGTTTTCCCGAACAGCGGTAGAGGGGCTGCGCCAGCCTCTGGAATCCAGAGAGATCACGGTGGTCCGCAATCAAATCCCTGTGACGTTTCCGGCGCAGATTCTGTTCGTGGCCGCTTCCAATTTGTGTCCGTGCGGTCGGAGTGGGACCGACGAAACTTGTCACTGTTCTCCGGCGCTGCTGCAGCGGTACTATAGTCGCATGTCGGCGCCCATTTTGGATCGGATGGATCTGTTTGTGGAAGTGGCCCGGTTGCGCCTGAGTCCCCTCGAAGGGACGAATGGCATTCCCGAGAGCTCGAGGATCATCCGGGCCCGGGTGGAAGCGGCCTGGAAACGGCAGCAGCAGAGACAACCTAAGTCTGCGTTTCCCTTCAACGCCGGCTATTCGTTGCAGGATCTTCGACGATGGGCTCCCTTGACCCGCCACGCCCGGGATTTATTGGAGACGGCTTACGACCGCCTCGGACTTTCCACCCGGGCGTTTCATCGGGTGTGGCGAGTGGCGAGGACCATCGCCGACCTCGCGGGACATGACGCAGTGGAACGCGAAGATGTGGCGGAGGCCCTGCAGTATCGAAGGCGTCTCAGCGCTTTGGTGGATACGAAGGATATGCCCGGCATCACTCCGGTGAGCCTCGAACCGAACCGAACGGGAGCCGGGCGGTTTACGGAGTAG
- a CDS encoding YneF family protein codes for MIYVEFIGVFIVGVAAGFALGVWYLRRQLQNTQMDEKQVLAMARSMGVNLNQKQLQTVMRHMKQNLPARKSPLGALAKNKPQLSGQASKEKPKTGKRRTK; via the coding sequence GTGATTTACGTGGAATTCATCGGCGTTTTTATTGTCGGGGTCGCGGCGGGTTTTGCGCTGGGCGTGTGGTATTTGCGAAGACAGTTGCAAAACACCCAGATGGACGAAAAACAGGTTCTGGCCATGGCTCGGAGCATGGGGGTTAATTTGAACCAGAAACAATTGCAAACGGTGATGCGCCATATGAAGCAAAATCTTCCAGCAAGGAAGAGCCCCTTAGGGGCACTGGCTAAGAACAAACCGCAACTTTCGGGTCAGGCCAGCAAAGAAAAGCCGAAAACGGGCAAACGCCGGACAAAGTGA
- a CDS encoding ribonuclease HII, with the protein MSPGNSRGIPTRPPGLGWNWEQYWWTKGYSRIAGVDEAGVGPLAGPVVAAAVVLPKDFDVAGLGDSKRLTARQREEQFKRLRRDAVALEVAVVDADLIDRLNILQAARLAMRRAVAALGERCEAVLVDGRTVPDMPAPSLAVVRGDAQSPSIAAASIVAKVTRDRLMVEYGQRYPGYGFERHKGYPTAAHLEALERLGPCPIHRRSFGPVARWKEPCPGGPTMSAALPSPGGLVDEDREK; encoded by the coding sequence ATGAGCCCCGGAAACTCCCGAGGTATCCCGACGCGCCCCCCCGGGCTCGGGTGGAATTGGGAGCAGTACTGGTGGACAAAAGGCTACTCGCGGATCGCCGGGGTGGACGAGGCCGGAGTGGGACCCCTTGCGGGTCCGGTGGTGGCGGCGGCGGTGGTGCTCCCCAAAGATTTTGATGTCGCTGGGCTGGGAGATTCAAAGCGACTGACGGCTCGGCAGCGAGAAGAGCAGTTCAAGCGCCTGCGCCGGGATGCCGTGGCTTTGGAAGTGGCAGTGGTGGACGCGGACCTGATCGATCGGCTGAATATTCTTCAGGCTGCGAGACTGGCCATGCGCCGGGCGGTGGCGGCACTGGGGGAGCGATGTGAGGCGGTGCTGGTGGACGGCCGAACCGTTCCCGATATGCCGGCTCCCTCTTTGGCGGTGGTTCGGGGGGACGCGCAGTCGCCCAGCATTGCGGCGGCTTCCATTGTGGCCAAGGTGACCAGGGACCGGTTGATGGTGGAATACGGCCAGCGATACCCCGGCTATGGGTTTGAACGGCACAAAGGTTATCCAACGGCGGCGCATTTGGAGGCTTTGGAGAGGCTCGGCCCGTGCCCCATTCATCGGCGAAGTTTCGGTCCCGTGGCCCGGTGGAAAGAGCCCTGCCCGGGCGGGCCGACGATGTCTGCGGCTTTGCCGTCCCCGGGTGGGTTGGTGGATGAAGACCGGGAGAAGTAA
- the lepB gene encoding signal peptidase I, whose amino-acid sequence MEREQRPAGKAPEGKTRGTSSWRELWEWAVAIAVALLLAYLIRLFVFEIFVVDGESMEPTLHNEERLIVDKLIYDFHPPQYGDVVIFRYPGDPSQDFVKRVIGLPGDRIEIRDGVVYRNGQPLSEPYIAAPPRAPYGPVVVPPGHLFVMGDNRNHSKDSRDPTVGMVPDANVIGRADVIFWPFSQFRIQPFR is encoded by the coding sequence ATGGAGCGAGAGCAGCGGCCCGCCGGGAAGGCACCCGAGGGAAAGACGCGCGGCACCTCATCCTGGCGGGAATTGTGGGAGTGGGCGGTCGCGATCGCCGTTGCCCTCCTGCTGGCGTACTTGATTCGGCTGTTTGTCTTTGAAATTTTCGTCGTTGACGGCGAGTCCATGGAACCGACTCTACATAACGAGGAACGGCTCATTGTGGACAAGCTCATATACGATTTTCACCCACCCCAATACGGAGATGTGGTGATTTTCCGGTATCCCGGGGATCCAAGTCAAGATTTCGTGAAACGGGTCATTGGCCTTCCCGGAGATCGCATTGAAATCCGGGATGGGGTTGTTTATCGCAACGGCCAGCCTTTATCGGAACCGTATATTGCGGCTCCGCCCCGGGCCCCCTACGGGCCGGTGGTGGTGCCCCCGGGTCACCTTTTTGTGATGGGGGATAATCGGAATCACAGCAAGGACAGCCGGGATCCAACGGTGGGCATGGTTCCGGATGCCAACGTGATCGGCCGGGCCGATGTGATCTTTTGGCCCTTTTCTCAGTTTCGGATTCAGCCCTTCCGATGA
- the mrdA gene encoding penicillin-binding protein 2: protein MSNPENTTVRRRRLLLLMSAVVILLGVLTNRLVQLQLVESASYKQLADRNRFEILTRPAPRGKIFDRNGQLLVSNKASYGLYWADLTSDENVEKRIADQLAPVLQMTPDAILQKMNDASLGPIWRPIKLGLTDQQRSYVAEHMGELNGVQVVATPERDYKAGTLACHVIGYLNSIGPEQLDSYLAKGYRRDEKVGQQGVEKSYEKYLRGTDGAFRFMVNAANQPTAGIQAVSPVPGDDVVLTIDARVQQATQQALADQVQRLRSQGVKNAAAVLLDVNTGQVIAMASYPYYDPNWLVNGLSEAHKEQFDLAEMNRAIQDPEVPGSTGKLITAIAALQDGVITPSWTTYDPGYIRIGAYTIRDWEAHGTVNVIDAIRESCDTFFYRVGIMASRWTPGMSYSALAQWEKGPRTAWMDRLREYQKQFGLGVLTGIDLPNEQQGKLEDDGHLPSVYYSAIGQLEQFTPIELAQYTATIANGGKRMEPHVVDRIVAPDGTIVQRIEPKVLNTVPVSQQVLQVVRQGMYQVCNVPSGTAYGAFVGAPYKAAGKTGTAETGVQGFDNSVFVGYAPYDHPEVAAAVVVPGGGHGADSAAIVRKMFDAYFAAKGH from the coding sequence GTGTCCAATCCGGAGAACACGACGGTGCGTCGGCGGCGTCTGTTGTTGTTGATGAGTGCGGTGGTCATCCTCCTCGGCGTATTGACCAATCGGTTGGTGCAGCTGCAGTTGGTGGAGAGCGCTTCCTATAAACAGTTGGCGGACCGGAATCGCTTCGAAATCCTGACCCGGCCCGCACCCCGGGGGAAGATCTTCGATCGCAACGGTCAACTCCTGGTGAGCAACAAAGCCTCTTACGGCTTGTACTGGGCCGATCTCACTTCCGACGAAAACGTGGAGAAACGGATCGCCGATCAACTGGCGCCCGTGCTCCAGATGACCCCGGATGCGATTTTACAGAAGATGAACGACGCTTCCCTGGGACCGATCTGGCGGCCCATTAAGCTCGGGCTCACGGATCAACAGAGGTCGTACGTGGCCGAGCATATGGGGGAGCTGAACGGCGTCCAGGTGGTGGCAACCCCCGAGCGGGACTACAAAGCAGGAACCCTGGCCTGCCACGTGATCGGGTATCTGAACTCCATTGGTCCCGAGCAATTGGACAGCTATCTGGCCAAAGGCTACCGCCGGGACGAGAAGGTGGGCCAACAGGGCGTTGAAAAATCTTATGAAAAATACCTTCGCGGCACCGATGGGGCGTTCCGGTTTATGGTCAATGCGGCCAATCAGCCCACGGCGGGGATTCAGGCGGTTTCCCCGGTGCCCGGGGACGATGTGGTTCTGACCATCGATGCCCGGGTCCAACAGGCGACCCAGCAGGCCCTGGCGGACCAAGTGCAGAGATTGCGCTCCCAGGGCGTGAAAAATGCTGCGGCTGTGCTGTTGGATGTCAACACCGGCCAGGTCATCGCCATGGCCAGTTATCCGTATTACGATCCCAATTGGCTTGTGAACGGACTCAGTGAGGCGCACAAGGAACAGTTCGATTTGGCGGAGATGAACCGGGCGATTCAGGATCCCGAGGTGCCTGGGTCCACCGGCAAGTTGATCACGGCGATCGCCGCATTGCAGGACGGGGTGATCACGCCTTCTTGGACCACCTACGACCCGGGGTACATCCGGATCGGCGCCTACACGATCCGCGACTGGGAGGCGCACGGGACGGTCAATGTCATCGATGCCATCCGGGAGTCGTGCGACACGTTTTTTTACCGCGTCGGCATCATGGCCAGTCGATGGACGCCGGGCATGTCGTATTCCGCCTTGGCCCAGTGGGAGAAGGGGCCGCGGACGGCGTGGATGGACCGGCTTCGGGAATACCAGAAACAGTTCGGCCTCGGGGTCTTGACGGGGATCGATCTCCCGAACGAGCAACAAGGCAAATTGGAGGACGACGGCCACCTGCCGTCGGTGTATTATTCGGCGATCGGGCAGCTCGAGCAGTTTACGCCGATTGAACTCGCCCAGTACACTGCGACCATCGCCAACGGCGGCAAGCGTATGGAGCCCCACGTGGTGGATCGGATCGTGGCTCCGGACGGCACGATCGTCCAGCGGATCGAGCCGAAGGTGCTCAACACGGTGCCGGTTTCCCAGCAGGTCCTGCAGGTGGTGCGACAAGGGATGTACCAGGTGTGCAATGTGCCGTCGGGCACGGCGTACGGCGCTTTTGTCGGTGCGCCGTACAAGGCGGCGGGCAAGACCGGGACGGCGGAGACCGGGGTGCAGGGATTCGATAACTCGGTGTTTGTCGGTTATGCGCCTTATGATCATCCCGAAGTGGCGGCCGCGGTGGTGGTGCCCGGGGGCGGACATGGGGCGGATTCCGCGGCTATCGTGCGGAAAATGTTCGACGCGTATTTTGCTGCCAAAGGTCACTGA
- a CDS encoding FAD-dependent oxidoreductase, translated as MADERFDAIVVGAGPAGTAAAYTMAKGGLKVALIERGEFPGAKNIFGGVLYRKQLEDLLPEFWKEAPLERTIVEQRLWLLGEDSAVTFGHRNSKFVDPPNCWTGLRVKFDQWFASKAEQAGAIPIYETVVTELLRENGRVVGVRTDREDGDLRASVVVIADGVNSLLGKSLGVHREWRPDEVSLAVKEVIALPKQTIQDRFNVEGNEGVTIEIVGHMFGMAGLGFLYTNQETLSLGVGVMVSDLRQKRIKPYEVLEALKRHPMVARLIEGGEVKEYSGHLIPEGGLNSMPPLAGDGWMICGDAAQMVNAVHREGTNLAVTSGRLAGQTAISAHAKGDFSSATLGEYTRAVRESFIYQDLKKYRGVHGLLAAGESEKLFDQLPQALNDAAYEMMLVDGVPKKVKQKAAVGHLREVAGGNMGLLRLALKGWRAMNG; from the coding sequence GTGGCAGATGAACGATTTGACGCGATCGTGGTAGGTGCCGGTCCTGCCGGTACTGCCGCCGCGTATACCATGGCGAAAGGCGGCCTGAAGGTCGCCTTGATCGAGCGGGGAGAGTTCCCGGGGGCCAAGAACATTTTTGGGGGAGTGTTGTACCGCAAACAGCTGGAAGACCTCCTTCCGGAATTCTGGAAAGAGGCGCCTTTGGAGCGTACCATCGTGGAACAGCGCCTGTGGTTGCTGGGGGAAGATAGCGCCGTCACCTTCGGTCACCGGAATTCGAAGTTCGTCGATCCCCCGAACTGCTGGACGGGGCTTCGGGTGAAGTTCGACCAGTGGTTTGCGAGCAAAGCGGAGCAGGCCGGGGCGATTCCGATCTATGAAACGGTGGTTACTGAGCTGTTGCGGGAAAACGGGCGAGTGGTCGGGGTTCGAACGGACCGGGAGGACGGCGACCTGCGAGCCAGCGTCGTGGTCATTGCCGACGGCGTCAATTCCTTGCTCGGCAAGTCGCTCGGAGTTCACCGGGAATGGCGGCCGGATGAGGTATCCCTGGCGGTGAAAGAGGTCATCGCCTTGCCGAAGCAGACCATCCAGGACCGCTTCAACGTAGAAGGCAATGAAGGGGTCACCATTGAGATCGTCGGGCACATGTTCGGCATGGCGGGACTCGGGTTCCTGTACACGAATCAGGAAACCCTTTCCCTGGGTGTCGGAGTGATGGTCAGCGATCTCCGGCAAAAACGGATCAAGCCCTATGAGGTTCTTGAGGCGCTCAAGCGGCATCCGATGGTCGCCCGCTTGATCGAGGGGGGCGAAGTGAAAGAATACTCCGGGCACTTAATCCCCGAAGGGGGGTTAAACTCCATGCCTCCCCTGGCGGGGGACGGGTGGATGATCTGTGGAGATGCCGCCCAGATGGTCAATGCCGTGCACCGCGAAGGAACGAACCTGGCAGTGACTTCGGGACGGCTGGCGGGGCAAACCGCCATCTCCGCCCACGCCAAAGGGGATTTCTCATCGGCGACCCTTGGCGAGTACACCCGGGCGGTGCGGGAATCGTTTATTTACCAAGATCTAAAGAAATATCGCGGCGTTCACGGGTTATTGGCGGCTGGAGAGTCCGAAAAGCTTTTTGACCAACTGCCTCAGGCGCTTAACGACGCGGCCTACGAAATGATGCTGGTTGATGGTGTGCCAAAGAAGGTCAAACAAAAGGCTGCGGTCGGGCATCTTCGTGAAGTGGCGGGCGGGAATATGGGGTTGTTGCGTCTAGCTCTGAAAGGTTGGAGGGCGATGAACGGATGA
- a CDS encoding electron transfer flavoprotein subunit beta/FixA family protein has translation MLHLVVCIKQVPDSREIRIDPKTNTLVRQGVPAIVNYFDLHALEEALRIKDEHGARVTVISMGPPSAEKALRQCVSMGADEGVLVSDRAFAGADTLATSYVLASAIQKAEDEWGPVDAIFCGKQTLDGDTGQVGPGIACRLDIDQLTYVEKVERFDPEKREIIVHRHLEDGVERVKAKLPVLITALAELNRPRRASLPGLLRAARYQPIVWTTGDFENLDRSKIGLRGSPTIVSKTWVPEPKQVDTEFLEGDSPSAVAEALLDRLYATDLPHKLGWA, from the coding sequence TTGCTCCATTTGGTCGTTTGTATTAAGCAGGTGCCCGACAGCCGGGAGATCCGCATTGATCCTAAAACCAACACGTTGGTGCGGCAGGGGGTTCCCGCTATTGTCAATTATTTTGATTTGCACGCACTGGAAGAGGCGTTGAGGATCAAGGATGAACACGGAGCTCGGGTCACCGTGATCAGCATGGGCCCGCCGTCGGCGGAGAAAGCGCTTCGGCAGTGTGTATCGATGGGCGCCGATGAAGGGGTTCTCGTGAGCGACCGGGCTTTTGCCGGGGCGGATACCCTGGCGACCTCTTACGTGCTGGCCTCGGCCATTCAAAAAGCCGAAGACGAATGGGGGCCCGTGGACGCTATTTTCTGCGGAAAACAAACCCTCGACGGAGACACCGGTCAGGTCGGTCCAGGGATCGCTTGCCGCTTGGATATCGACCAACTCACCTATGTCGAAAAAGTAGAACGATTCGACCCAGAAAAACGAGAGATTATCGTCCACCGCCATCTTGAAGACGGGGTGGAACGAGTCAAGGCGAAGCTTCCGGTTTTGATCACCGCCCTGGCGGAGTTGAACCGTCCTCGGAGGGCCAGTTTGCCGGGGCTTTTGCGGGCGGCGCGGTACCAACCGATCGTGTGGACCACGGGCGATTTCGAGAATCTCGACCGATCGAAGATCGGGCTTCGGGGTTCGCCGACGATCGTTTCCAAGACTTGGGTACCCGAGCCCAAGCAGGTGGACACAGAATTTCTAGAAGGTGATAGCCCTTCCGCCGTGGCGGAGGCACTGCTGGATCGCCTGTATGCAACTGATCTTCCGCACAAACTGGGCTGGGCTTGA
- a CDS encoding YraN family protein has protein sequence MDRRSLGRYGEELAAGYLMNLGYEVIVRNWRCPLGEIDLICCDGPTLVFVEVRTRTSRRMGTPEESLDGRKKRKLHHLVQAFFLSPVRRRMLTHDYRIDFVAVELAPDRRTLRRITHIQNAF, from the coding sequence GTGGACCGGCGGTCGTTGGGGCGGTACGGGGAAGAGCTCGCCGCGGGGTATTTGATGAATCTCGGTTACGAGGTTATTGTGCGCAATTGGCGATGTCCGCTCGGAGAGATCGATTTGATCTGTTGCGACGGCCCCACCCTCGTGTTTGTTGAAGTTCGAACCCGGACCTCCCGTCGCATGGGTACACCGGAAGAGAGCCTTGACGGTCGCAAAAAGCGCAAGTTGCACCACTTGGTCCAGGCCTTTTTCCTCTCTCCGGTCCGGCGGCGAATGCTGACCCACGATTACCGAATCGATTTCGTGGCGGTGGAATTGGCGCCGGATAGGCGCACCCTTCGCCGTATCACTCACATTCAAAATGCCTTTTAA
- a CDS encoding electron transfer flavoprotein subunit alpha/FixB family protein → MAEKAPKKRKPMIGLQPEGDVDWSTYRGVLVVVEQRGGRAKPVSWQLLGQASRLAAKLEAPVMALVMGSNVSHLAQEAIYRGADRVYLCDSPELENYRTRPYSRVCLHVIRTYKPEIVLMGATYTGRDLAGAIATHLPTGLTADSTQLEVDDERLLLASRPAFSEKMLATILCKQFKPQMATARAGVFEALPRDESRTGEIIPVPPQIKPEDIAVEVLEFLEATGKVNLEDADVIVAGGRGLGGPAGFRLLEELAAELGGVVGASRAAVDLGWISHDHQVGQTGTTVRPKLYFAIGISGAVQHVVGMQNSTYIVAINKDPQAPIFKIANYGIVGDLFHIVPAITETLRRRKAGVGVSSQGAVSTPQTV, encoded by the coding sequence ATGGCGGAAAAAGCGCCGAAAAAGCGCAAACCGATGATCGGTCTCCAACCGGAGGGGGATGTGGACTGGTCGACTTACCGAGGAGTCTTGGTGGTGGTGGAGCAGCGCGGAGGGAGAGCCAAGCCGGTCTCCTGGCAGCTGCTGGGGCAGGCAAGCCGTCTGGCGGCGAAACTTGAGGCGCCGGTTATGGCACTCGTGATGGGCTCGAACGTTTCGCATCTCGCCCAGGAGGCGATTTATCGCGGCGCGGACCGAGTGTATCTCTGCGACTCACCGGAATTGGAGAATTATCGGACCCGGCCATACAGCCGAGTGTGTCTGCACGTGATTCGCACCTATAAGCCCGAGATCGTCCTCATGGGGGCGACCTATACCGGGCGCGATTTGGCCGGTGCGATCGCCACCCATCTCCCGACGGGCCTGACTGCGGACTCCACTCAACTGGAAGTGGACGATGAGCGACTGCTTTTGGCGAGTCGGCCGGCTTTTTCCGAAAAGATGCTGGCGACGATCCTCTGCAAACAGTTTAAGCCCCAGATGGCCACGGCCCGGGCTGGGGTGTTTGAGGCGTTGCCCCGGGATGAATCCCGCACCGGGGAGATCATTCCCGTGCCGCCCCAGATCAAACCGGAAGACATTGCTGTGGAGGTGTTGGAGTTTCTCGAGGCGACCGGAAAAGTCAACCTCGAGGACGCAGACGTTATCGTCGCAGGCGGACGGGGACTCGGTGGGCCGGCGGGATTTCGCCTTCTCGAGGAGCTAGCCGCCGAGCTCGGTGGAGTGGTCGGCGCCTCCCGGGCGGCTGTGGATCTGGGGTGGATCAGTCACGATCATCAGGTGGGACAGACGGGGACCACCGTCCGACCGAAGTTGTACTTTGCCATTGGGATTTCCGGAGCGGTTCAACATGTAGTGGGCATGCAGAATTCCACCTATATCGTTGCGATCAACAAGGATCCTCAAGCGCCGATTTTTAAGATTGCAAACTATGGTATTGTTGGTGATTTATTTCACATAGTTCCCGCCATTACGGAAACCCTGCGCAGACGAAAAGCCGGGGTGGGGGTTTCGAGCCAAGGAGCGGTGTCCACACCACAGACGGTGTGA
- a CDS encoding ferredoxin family protein, with the protein MTLAQSIEERLFTIRYKADDKSHLIIKDQDICAKCVDKDCNYFCPADVYLWHEEDKMTSVAFENCIECGTCRLACPTYNIEWVYPTGGYGITYKFG; encoded by the coding sequence ATGACACTGGCCCAGAGCATCGAAGAGCGGCTTTTCACGATTCGTTACAAAGCGGACGACAAGTCCCACTTGATCATTAAAGACCAGGATATCTGCGCGAAATGCGTGGACAAAGACTGCAACTATTTTTGCCCGGCGGATGTTTATCTTTGGCACGAGGAGGACAAGATGACTTCCGTCGCCTTTGAAAATTGTATTGAATGTGGAACCTGTCGGTTGGCGTGTCCCACCTATAACATCGAGTGGGTCTATCCCACTGGGGGGTATGGAATTACTTACAAATTTGGATAA